A stretch of Palaemon carinicauda isolate YSFRI2023 chromosome 36, ASM3689809v2, whole genome shotgun sequence DNA encodes these proteins:
- the LOC137628401 gene encoding uncharacterized protein PF3D7_1120000-like — MEEQLRVLREELRLSKEREERLLVENERLNWENAAMQKELRELKGTVERVEEGVEMRMRENEERMEKRMEDMMGQVMGMMKTIMGEGAVGGVSSVSGNGLIVDEKVKVSDNGKGSDSDSSNSDGDIEDKGIRHSKDEQKGERKDERKGKSDVKKGKKKYQADSKDDREWVKVVSKKKGKKGMVKDRNLSVEVDSLYSNEEEGNKGVDSDDSSENERDVCKTVFMREVPRCERFNEHSSRDVYDFFKEYERYCQDKYGDSKRVWARELGEYLTGYLLTMYGVIMSVGDVDYESVKQRIIEQVKRMKGSVKYKRKNDFDEARMNAGEAISMYVCRLETLARKKYGDEGINENKELMKKFLATVPENVAEFVNLKRKEKMRWTKERLTWDDILEIVEDYELDRCMKESKSVSVRTGMEESVPEFVSFRDAVMRGPMRVADSVVDRSVRASNVGIPVRTNEGFRQGNQVWRDMSASAPQGRSGSCIREEKCYRCGKVGHKKNECRWALGACFGCGEVGHRISECKKEKGIKCYRCGMTGHIASGCRSNRMNVICGNCGKDGHYARMCKEPRGKCTECGADGHVARVCRKKGVNQPGCSGN, encoded by the coding sequence atggaggagcaattaagggttttgagggaggaattgcggctgagtaaggagcgtgaggagaggttgctagtagagaatgagaggttgaactgggagaatgcggcgatgcagaaggagcttagggagttgaagggaactgtagagagagtggaagagggtgttgagatgaggatgcgagagaatgaagaacgaatggagaaacgaatggaagatatgatggggcaagtcatggggatgatgaaaactataatgggggaaggtgcagtcggaggagtgtcctcagtttcgggtaatgggttgatagtggatgagaaggttaaggttagtgataatgggaaaggaagtgatagtgatagtagtaatagtgatggtgatattgaagataagggaattaggcatagtaaggatgaacagaaaggtgagaggaaagatgaaaggaaaggtaaaagtgatgtgaagaaagggaagaaaaagtatcaggctgatagcaaggacgatcgtgaatgggtgaaagtggtaagtaagaaaaagggtaagaaaggaatggttaaggataggaatttaagtgtggaagtggattcattatattcgaatgaggaagaaggtaacaagggagtagacagtgatgatagcagtgagaatgaacgtgatgtgtgtaagactgtgtttatgagagaggtacctcggtgtgaaaggttcaatgagcatagcagtagggatgtatatgattttttcaaggagtatgagaggtattgtcaggataagtatggtgatagtaaaagagtttgggctagggagttaggagaatatttgactgggtatttgttgacgatgtatggagtgataatgagtgtaggggacgttgattatgaaagtgtgaaacagagaataattgagcaggtaaaacgtatgaaagggagtgttaagtataagcgtaagaatgattttgatgaagcacggatgaatgcaggagaagcgatatcaatgtacgtatgtaggttggaaactttagctaggaagaagtatggggatgaaggtataaatgagaataaggagttaatgaagaagtttttggctactgtacccgagaatgttgctgagtttgttaatttgaaacggaaggagaaaatgaggtggacgaaagaaagattgacatgggatgatattttagagatagttgaggattacgagttggatagatgtatgaaagaaagtaaatctgtgagtgtaagaactggaatggaggaaagtgtgccagaatttgttagttttagagatgctgttatgagaggaccgatgagggtagcggatagtgtagtagataggagtgttagggcgagtaatgtgggaatacctgtaaggacaaatgaagggtttaggcaagggaatcaggtttggagggatatgagtgctagtgcgccgcaaggtaggtcaggtagttgtatccgtgaagagaagtgttatagatgtgggaaagtaggacataagaagaatgaatgtagatgggctctaggtgcttgttttggatgtggtgaggtagggcatagaattagtgagtgcaagaaagagaaagggataaaatgttatcggtgtggtatgactgggcacatagcgagtggatgtcggagtaatcgtatgaatgtgatttgtgggaattgtggtaaggatggtcattatgctagaatgtgcaaggagccacggggtaagtgtactgaatgtggtgcagatgggcatgtagctagggtatgtaggaagaagggagtaaatcagccaggatgttcgggaaactag
- the LOC137628402 gene encoding uncharacterized protein: protein MVDHMSKFTYAIPIKDKRSETVARMVGQVMLPMCVCKPVRMLSDNGPEFVGWEFEQMLREWGIEHVYSTPYMPNANGLAERTVRTLTEILRMMSTCGNDWDLYVGRALWAYNATVHKSTGMSPCKFVLNFEKIIRPRLGVSEDDRDVWRKANKRFESFKVGERVMKEVIEKGRMNVNKVRDKFEGPYDVLEVGSSGLSYVLGKLCVGGIVEKIRAHHNQLRKWNEVREYIQENGMSKWLKRNKGEPSMYEDLGLEGKQLVLVEYKKRKNTRALSKDERRGNFISKSENRNKYDKGVNVQVCMEDKCVNTDESWLSMNDTYCVCGFSLGDVKERMTNARVRDKRMISSMNESFTKVENVFDEIDELFTEMSVIIGPDENEVDMIVHDILDDRDLDRNSVNVANDCDKEEVNERVYGGPVTRSRGPVPDCDWVMKKIM, encoded by the coding sequence atggttgatcacatgagtaaatttacctatgcaatacccatcaaggataaacggagcgagactgttgcaagaatggttggtcaagtgatgttgccgatgtgtgtgtgtaagcctgtgagaatgttaagtgataatggccctgagtttgttggatgggagtttgagcagatgttaagagaatggggtattgaacatgtgtattcgactccttatatgccaaatgcgaatgggttggctgaaaggactgtaagaacattaactgaaattttgcgaatgatgagtacatgtggtaatgattgggatttgtatgttggtagagcgttgtgggcttacaatgcaacagtgcataagagtacgggtatgtctccatgtaagtttgttttaaattttgaaaagataataagaccgaggttgggtgtgtcggaggatgatagagatgtgtggaggaaagcaaataagaggtttgaaagctttaaagttggtgagagagtgatgaaagaagtaattgaaaagggtagaatgaatgtaaataaggtgcgtgataaatttgaaggtccctatgatgtgttagaagttggttcgagtggattaagttacgttttgggtaagttgtgtgtgggtggtattgtggaaaaaattagggcccaccacaaccagttgcgtaaatggaacgAGGTAcgtgagtatatccaagagaatgggatgagtaaatggttgaaaaggaacaagggtgaacctagtatgtatgaggacttaggtctggaaggtaaacagttagtgttagtagaatataagaaaaggaagaatacaagagctttaagtaaagatgaaagaaggggaaattttataagtaaaagtgagaatagaaataagtatgacaagggtgtaaatgtgcaagtgtgtatggaagataaatgtgttaatacagatgaatcatggctgagtatgaatgatacctattgtgtgtgtggcttttccttaggtgatgtaaaagaaaggatgacgaatgcgagagtgagagataagagaatgattagtagtatgaatgaatcttttactaaagttgagaatgtttttgatgaaatagatgaactgtttacagaaatgagtgtaattatagggccagatgagaacgaggtagatatgattgtacatgatatattagatgatagggatttagataggaatagtgttaatgtagctaatgattgtgataaggaagaagtgaatgagagagtatatggaggcccagttactcggagtagaggtcccgttcccgactgcgactgggttatgaaaaaaataatgtaa